ACCTCGAGCGCAAGGCCGAGAGCGGGGGCGCCCGCAGCGATACCGCTTCGGCTCCGCCTGCAGCCCGCAGCGCAAAGGAGGTTGCCGCGTGATGACGCCAGCACAGACCGCGCCCCCCCGCGATGCTTCCCGCACCCCGGACGCCTTGACCGAGTGGTCCGGCGACGCGGTGCTCGACGAACCCGTCCGCGCCCTGCGCAGGGTGCTCGAACGGCTCACGACCGGCGACTTCGCCATGACTGCTGACCGCATCGACGGCATCGTGTCACACGTCATCGGCGTCGCGCAGCAGGCCCTCGATGCGGGCCGAGAGCGCCTCGCCGAGAGCCTCGATCGCCTGGCCGACGTGCACGGGGTGAGCGAGAGCGCAGCCATCATCGACCCGTTCAATGCGGTGCAGAAGCGCATGAACCACGCGCTGCGCGAGATCGGAGATGTGCTCTCACAGGCGCGCGCACCTCACGACCTCATGCGCTTGCGACCGCGTCTCGATCTCGCCGCCCTCGGCGTCGAGCAGGCCTCCGAGAACCTCCGCGCGCTCACCGCCGTGGCCGATGATCCGAGACTGACGACCGTTTATCTGGGCGCGGCCCCATCCGTGGGCGCGGTGTCGGCCCTGCAGGCCATCGAAGGCGCGGCCGACGCCCTGGGAGGCTGGTTCGACGGTCCCGACACCGCACTGCTGCACGCAGCACTGGCCCATCTCGAGACCGCACGAGCGCAGGTCGTTGCCATGCTTGCGGAAGCCTCGCCCCCCTGATCTGCAAACCCTCCCCTCCAGACGTCGCTCTTGAAGCCCCTCCCGCAGAGGGACGGCGCGAGAAGAGCAAGAAAACGAGGCCATGGCAGCGCAGCACCACGAGACGCCGATACGTCTTCCTCGCCGACGGGGGTTCTCGGTCCTCGAGACCATCGTGGCGCTGTTCATCCTCGTCGCGGCAACGGCGCTGTCGGCCAAGATGCTCGGAATCTCGCTGCGCGTGTCCGGCACTGTCAGAGACGAGGCCATCGCGCTCACGATAGCGGAGCGTCGCCTTCACCAGATTGAGAATGCCACGGCAGATCCGGGCTTTGCCTTCGCCTCGGGCTTCGACACCCTGCCAGAGATGGCCACCGCACCAGACCACGACTTCCCAAACTTCACCGTCTCTGCCTCGAGCGCCCCTCGCACCGTGTTCTCCCCCGTGACCGCACCGAACGCCGCGATTCGCAACAACGGCCGTCTGCCCGCGAGATTCGACGGCTGTGCGCGGGTGGTCAAGGTCACCGTCTCCTGGGGTCACAACACCGATGCGAGCCTTCGGCCACGCACGCTCTCCATCTTCGGACTCGTGACCGAGCCACCCAGACGGCTGGCCTCATTCGCCCTTACGCCCTCGGGGGCAACCTCGCTGGGCAGCGAACCGCTCACGTTGCAGGTACAAGGCAGAGACCCGGACGGACGAGACATCGGTGACCTCGTCTACACCTGGGAGGTGATCCCCCTCAGCGGCAACATCACGATGAAGCTGCTCGACCAGGGCAACGGCTCGAAGGTCGAGCTCACCAACAGCTATACGTTCCCAGACGGGGTTCGCCGACGCACCGGTGGACGGGTGCGCATCCGGGTTCGCGCAACGTGCGGCGGGCGCGAGCTCATTCTCGACCCTCCCCTCGACCTCGACCTCGGCGCGGCGGGTCCCGCATGAGCGCTCGCGTGACACGCCATGGCTTCACGCTCGCGGAAGCGCTGGTGGCGCTCTTCATGATCGGGGTCTGCATGACCGTGGCAGCCCGGCTCTTCGCCAGCGGACGCGACGCGATGATGCATGAAGAGACGGGGCTCGCCCAGGTTCGTACCGCGCGACTGTGTCTCGAGACCCTTCGCGGCGACATCGAGCAGGCAGATGCTGCGTCGCTGAAGGGCGCAGGTTCCGCGGCCGATCCCCTCGTCATGCAGCGGGCCGACGCATCGCGCGCCATTCGCAGGCTTGCGCTGCCCATGCCGTTCACACCATCGCCGGACGCCTCCCCCTCGACACTTCCCACGCCGTCGCTCGTGACCGTCAAATGGTGGCTCGACACAAGCACCCATGCCCTGGTGCGCGACGCGGGCGGCGCAGCGCTCAGCGTGGGCAGCGAGATCTCGGGCTTCACGGTGAACCCGCAGACCCCCCCGTCCGCGCCACCGCATGGACCCTGGGTCTCGATCCGCCTCGAGATCGGCGAAGGGCCATCCGCCCTGACCTTCACCGATCTGATACGTCCTCACCTGCTGGGAGGGGAAGCCCCTTGAGGCGTCGCGGGTCGGCCCTCGTCCTGGCACTGCTCGTGGGAATCGTGCTGCTGCTGCTCGGTCTTGGCCTTCTCGTGATGCAGTCCCGCGCCTACGATGAGGCCCGTCTCCTGCGCGAGCACGCGCAGGCCGGGCTGCTCGCGCGGGCCGGCGTCAAGAGCGCGATGCTTCGCCTGATGCGCGATCGGCGCTTCCCTCCCCGCCTCGGCGGCCGCACGGTCTACGGGTACACGGAGACCCTCCCCGACCCGGACAACCCTGACATTCCCGTGGGCACCTGCAGCGTGACCATCGACGTATCGCGCCGCGGGTCGGCATCCCGAGCGGCACCGAATGCCGCCGCGACCTACCTCTACCCGTGGTACACCCTCCGCGTTCGCTCGGTGGGCGCAATCGCCGATGCCAATGGCCGGATCCGCGCCTCGCGTGCCCTGCAGGCCGAGATCGATGTGTCGCCCGCGCAGCGCGGTCAGCTGCCCGTCTACCACCCCGAGAACGACAGCGTCGAGGTCACCAATCCGCAGTACTTCCGATGTCTGCGATGGGAGGATGACGCCTCGCTGTGACGATCGGAAACCGCGCTGCGCAACGTGCCCGCAAGGGGTTCACGCTCCTCGAATCGCTCATCGTCATCGGCCTCGTGGGGATTGCCTTTGCCATCGGATTCACGGCCGTGCACACCTGGCGTTCGCGCACGGGCGTGCGCGCCGCGGCCCAGCGCCTGCTCGCCGACCTCTCCTGGGCGCGGCAGCACGCCATGGCCACGGGGCTGCCCACCGGGCTGATGTTCGCACAGACGGCCGCAAGCCCTGGGTATCAGGTGGTTCGCGCGCGCGATGATATCAGCGATGTGCCCGACATCGAGCGCGACGTCTTGTGGGACGAGAGCGACGGTCTCGTTTCCTGGAGCGGGTCATGGGACGGTCTCCCCTTCAGCGCAACCTATCCCCCCTCAATAGGTGCCGCCGACGCGCGACTCGATGCCTGGGTGAGGACGCTGGGGGCTGAGGGCCGACGCTGCCTGATCTTTCGGGCCAACGGAACCACGATGGGGGAGAACATCCCACATGTCGACGGCGAGAGATATCTGGCCGTCTGCTCCGGCCTGCGGTATTCCGCCGACCACCTCGATGCTGCGGGGCCGTCGTACACGGTGCGCGTCTCGAGTCTCGGCGGTCTGTCGCTGATCGAAGGGCTGCCAGGAAAGCCGGTCGCTGCCGAGCCCCAGCCTCGTCCCGCCCTGGGTGGATTGAGCGCGCACCTCGCCCCTCCCAGATCAGTGAACCACGACCCCGAGATCGACGCCCCCATCGAGATAACGCCCCTGCCGAACCAGAGCCTCCTGCCATCGGGGGCTGACGCGCAGGTGCGCCAGGATGGCTCTCTGTCGCTCGTGATCACCGCCTCCGACGCTGACGGAGACCCTTTGTGGTGCGCATTCGGCTCCTTCGACGCAGGCCCGTTGTCTGACACCCCCCCATCCCACCCAGACGGTACCGTTCCGACGCAACGCGCCGGCGGGGGCGTCTGGTCGGTGGGCGGGAACGGTCCCGAACCGATGCACTACGATTCGACCCGCGAGCGATGGGTCGCCACCGCCGAGTGGTACCCGCCGAGAGAAGCGCCGCTGGGGTCGTGGTTCTCGCTCGGCGTGCGCGTCACCGACGGGCGCGGTGGTTCGTCGACACGATGGCTCGTCATCCAGATCACGCCCCCCGGCGGCAGCAGGCTGTGCTACTGCAAGGTGCCGGATGACTGGTACTACGTCGTTGACAACGCCAACGTGCCGCAGTTCGGTGGGGTCACCCTCGTGGCCAGCGCCGTGGGCACAGAGGAGACGCGGCTCCCGGACTACGGCCGATCGTGGATCCAGTATCCCCTTCTCTTCAGCCATGACGGTAACTGGCTGCTCACGCAGTCTGTGTACATCTACGTAGAGGGCCCATCGAATCGCGCCCCTCGTCTCAGACTCATCGACGTCGATTCGGGTGATGTGGTGACGATGCCCGGTCTCGACGAGATCGCCCGGACCTTTGCCGCAAAAGAGCACGTCGAGGTTCTCGACCTCTCGCCGGATGGCAGCCATGTGCTCTACCATCGCACGGGCCCGCTGGTCGAAGGTGCCGAAGGCGCCTGCACCTTCAGCGACACCGATGGGTCGGGGCTGTACATCGCATCGCTCGATGGAGACAACCGGGAGGATCGTCGCCTGACGACCCACGCGCTCACATCTCCCGTGCAGGCCCGCTTCGGACCCGCGGGCCACGTGGCCGCCATTGCGGGGCGTCACCTCATGATCTGGGACCCGGGCGCCACCTCTCCCGCTGACGCGTGTCACCCGACCCCTCCACCCACGGCGGTGCCGAGCGCCTCTTCAACCCCTTCGCCGCCTCCTGTGATGGGCTTTCGCTGGCGGTCAAAGGTGAATCAGCCTCCATCCATCGCAATCGCGCAGGACGGCGAGATCTACGAAGCCCACGAGGTAGACGGGCACTGGCTGCGCGACACCACCCTCGTGACCCGCGAGGTCTCGGGGGGCAGCACCGGGCTCGTCGCCATCTCGGGCAATGACCAGTTCGTCGCCTGGACCGCGCGCGTCCCCGTGAGACGATACGTCTACACCGTTGAGTCGAACGACGATTCCGCGGGCAGCCACTACGCGCTTCGGGCGCCTGTGGTGTCGACGGCCCACTGGATGCTCCTCAGCGGCCAGACCACCCCCACGCCCCTCGATGACGTGGCGGGCCTCCTCTGGCTTCCCGATTTTCGTCAGATCGCCGTGTGGAAGAGCCCGGGAGATGACCAGATGGGCCCTTACGAGCTCATCGACCTCACGAACGGCACGCATCAGACCCTCGTGCAGAACGCAGCATCGCTCGTCGTGCAGCCACCGCGCACGAACCGGCGATACAACAGCTACTGATGCATCTTCGCACAGACGCGCAGACGGCCAGATCGAAGCGGGGGTTCACCTTGCTCGAGATTGTCGTGGCGATCGGCCTGATGGCCCTGGCCTTCGCCATCGGATTCACGGCTGTTCGCGTGTGGCGAACCCGCACCGGCGTGAGG
This is a stretch of genomic DNA from Pseudomonadota bacterium. It encodes these proteins:
- a CDS encoding type II secretion system protein — translated: MSARVTRHGFTLAEALVALFMIGVCMTVAARLFASGRDAMMHEETGLAQVRTARLCLETLRGDIEQADAASLKGAGSAADPLVMQRADASRAIRRLALPMPFTPSPDASPSTLPTPSLVTVKWWLDTSTHALVRDAGGAALSVGSEISGFTVNPQTPPSAPPHGPWVSIRLEIGEGPSALTFTDLIRPHLLGGEAP
- a CDS encoding prepilin-type N-terminal cleavage/methylation domain-containing protein, with the translated sequence MTIGNRAAQRARKGFTLLESLIVIGLVGIAFAIGFTAVHTWRSRTGVRAAAQRLLADLSWARQHAMATGLPTGLMFAQTAASPGYQVVRARDDISDVPDIERDVLWDESDGLVSWSGSWDGLPFSATYPPSIGAADARLDAWVRTLGAEGRRCLIFRANGTTMGENIPHVDGERYLAVCSGLRYSADHLDAAGPSYTVRVSSLGGLSLIEGLPGKPVAAEPQPRPALGGLSAHLAPPRSVNHDPEIDAPIEITPLPNQSLLPSGADAQVRQDGSLSLVITASDADGDPLWCAFGSFDAGPLSDTPPSHPDGTVPTQRAGGGVWSVGGNGPEPMHYDSTRERWVATAEWYPPREAPLGSWFSLGVRVTDGRGGSSTRWLVIQITPPGGSRLCYCKVPDDWYYVVDNANVPQFGGVTLVASAVGTEETRLPDYGRSWIQYPLLFSHDGNWLLTQSVYIYVEGPSNRAPRLRLIDVDSGDVVTMPGLDEIARTFAAKEHVEVLDLSPDGSHVLYHRTGPLVEGAEGACTFSDTDGSGLYIASLDGDNREDRRLTTHALTSPVQARFGPAGHVAAIAGRHLMIWDPGATSPADACHPTPPPTAVPSASSTPSPPPVMGFRWRSKVNQPPSIAIAQDGEIYEAHEVDGHWLRDTTLVTREVSGGSTGLVAISGNDQFVAWTARVPVRRYVYTVESNDDSAGSHYALRAPVVSTAHWMLLSGQTTPTPLDDVAGLLWLPDFRQIAVWKSPGDDQMGPYELIDLTNGTHQTLVQNAASLVVQPPRTNRRYNSY